Sequence from the Sphingobacteriaceae bacterium GW460-11-11-14-LB5 genome:
ATCCATGATCACAATTATAGCCGCTACCAACAGGCCCAATAGCAATACGCTAAAAGTTGCCAAATATTACCATAAGCAACTAAAAGAAAAAGGCGCTGATGCCAATTTGTTCAGCCTGGAGCACCTGCCTATAGATGTTTTGAATACGGATATGTACGGCAAACGATCGGAAGCTTTTCAGGAAATCCAGAACATGATTAATAACACCGAAAAGTTTTTGTTTATCATGCCAGAGTACAACGGAAGTTACCCTGGCGTACTAAAAGTGTTAATAGATGCCTGCAATTTTCCTGATAGTTTTTATGATAAAAAGGCCGCTTTAGTTGGTATTTCTTCCGGTAAATATGGCAATATCCGCGGGGTAGATCATTTTACAGGTGTTTGCCATTATATTCACCTGCATATCCTACCCTTACGTTTGCACATCCCGAATATTAAAACCGAATTAGACGCCGAGGGCAATTTAAGCCAACCCGATACCATTAAGTTCACCACCGAGCAGATCGAGAAGTTTATTAAATTCTAATCTTCATTCATTTTTCTGCAGCCTGCAATGCCAAATCTTAGTACAGAATTTGCCACCTAAACCCGATGGCAGCGGCACGAAGTAAAGCGTACAGCGGGAATGCTTCAACCTAAATGTTACTAAATCTGCTTTCCAAAAAAAATAAAGGGTTCATTTTTAATAAAGTTTTGTTTGTTAGGAAAAGCAGCAC
This genomic interval carries:
- a CDS encoding NADPH-dependent FMN reductase, which translates into the protein MITIIAATNRPNSNTLKVAKYYHKQLKEKGADANLFSLEHLPIDVLNTDMYGKRSEAFQEIQNMINNTEKFLFIMPEYNGSYPGVLKVLIDACNFPDSFYDKKAALVGISSGKYGNIRGVDHFTGVCHYIHLHILPLRLHIPNIKTELDAEGNLSQPDTIKFTTEQIEKFIKF